A stretch of Plasmodium chabaudi chabaudi strain AS genome assembly, chromosome: 14 DNA encodes these proteins:
- a CDS encoding zinc finger protein, putative produces MDNTWRCEACLVENSTNAEECECCMQKRGSNNTNAANGSNEATGNTANDNKDSNESEQKSKITTGEGGGFMPSVESTNNKNEAESKSVFLTGTDNNKSVKNEENGSEDKQKNSTNKSKERKRGEKRERQSSSRIQPLRRCTQKKICYKT; encoded by the coding sequence atggataACACCTGGAGATGTGAGGCATGTTTAGTTGAAAACTCAACTAATGCAGAAGAGTGTGAATGTTGTATGCAAAAAAGAGGCAGCAATAATACTAATGCAGCAAATGGCAGTAATGAAGCTACTGGAAATACTGCTAACGATAATAAAGATAGTAATGAAAGTGAACAAAAATCCAAAATTACAACTGGAGAAGGGGGAGGATTTATGCCATCTGTAGAATccacaaataataaaaatgaggCAGAATCAAAAAGCGTATTTTTAACAGGTacagataataataaatccgTCAAAAACGAAGAAAATGGTTCCGaagataaacaaaaaaatagtacAAATAAATCTAAAGAACGAAAACGGGGTGAAAAAAGGGAAAGGCAATCATCCTCAAGAATCCAACCATTGAGAAGGtgcacacaaaaaaaaatatgctataaaacataa
- a CDS encoding 40S ribosomal protein S19, putative, with protein MEDPNKPKKRTFRTFHYRGIELDKLLELNQEELVKLLPARQRRKFRRGIDKKAKSLLKKLRKAKKECEVGEKPRPIPTHLRNMTIIPEMVGSIVAVHNGKQYTNVEIKPEMIGYYLGEFSITYKHTRHGKPGIGATHSSRFIPLK; from the exons atg GAGGACCCAAATAAGCCCAAAAAGAGAACCTTTCGTACCTTCCACTATAGAGGTATTGAACTTGATAAATTGCTTGAATTAAATCAAGAAGAACTTGTTAAACTTTTACCAGCAAGACaaagaagaaaatttaGAAGAGGAATTGACAAAAAAGCTAAAtctcttttaaaaaaattaagaaaagcaaaaaaagaatGTGAAGTTGGAGAAAAACCCAGGCCAATACCAACACATTTAAGAAACATGACTATCATACCAGAAATGGTAGGATCAATTGTAGCTGTACATAATGGTAAACAATATACCAATGTTGAAATCAAACCAGAAATGATTGGATATTATTTAGGAGAATTTTCAATTACTTATAAGCACACTAGACATGGAAAACCTGGTATTGGTGCTACTCACTCATCTCGTTTTATTccattaaaataa
- a CDS encoding nucleolar complex protein 4, putative, whose product MKKAEKSNSSATTIKEICDLFNNLQTEKCKKSILNNLTKLFVLIYNERIKRKLLYSENEVNEEDNGKLKQFFKKDYIILVIKNKTYTKYEEWLNECFDKFLNLLFQLIEDNDDVFFKKGLSLLFGSLQMEAKIYESIISMLDDEFDSHNKDDIIANDKDSTNHISNQYINKGGYILYKNNDRYINKQNNSIMNYKNGQEETPSKHAFPIKLFKNIILKLLKVGTINIENIKYICRSYVCFYYDLNYFSLAVFKHFYLKSIMGNSKEEEISKEVDRKFNMMGSKKVECAGTTNLFIYTVLINSIKPIKKLQNFHVKKSEFMKKSKIDDLFLDFNSDEEDNLRGKRKNKFLYNEKKKKKKNDDMNNYSDKNELKRIYNYDSDDSIIIHSSSNSNASDNDDENNPEIEFLNNNKLIEDYKDENSFEDFSDYSEGKNDLKKIKRIESIENKIKDRTNNFFIKNFYIENKVYARLYSYSWFDFIANFHHNQTMILQILQAIPLFVFPYTNNPYYFIDYFNYSYYSSSNIYVSLAALPGIFYILTELNIGDIVQKESDDLDPSKGVKDNEDTDTEENEGENDDENEEGEMGSNGNESDGTSEEDDQDDHESDEGSDSETKLNDHMYTDYYKRLYELITPASFYYDGTKFLKILYSSIKNKMIPVHYVISFLKKLLRVGCLTSFNISINILSVVYDILNYFKDDLHNSMFVSGSVFMNMVIKNDFFCYENLEQNFDKDIIIEMMKTNSMLLKDENEFASELNIIKNKNNFENFSNENNAENVKIENNEDTEMENGLFSIGCCLPDKYQRNMNTLTKKELYMANHIFYEIILLNNHLCDNLRYYSNVYHYNFNDSSSRPHEFYNDPNKINWQEEESLFSFLKNLLSFKKKKDTDILPCAKQKEFSTIFI is encoded by the coding sequence ATGAAGAAAGCAGAAAAGTCCAATTCTTCTGCTACGACAATAAAGGAGATCTGTGATttgtttaataatttacaaactgaaaaatgtaaaaaaagtatattaaataatttgacAAAACTTTTTGTACTAATATATAACGaaagaattaaaagaaaattattatattctgaAAACGAAGTTAATGAAGAAGATAatggaaaattaaaacaattttttaaaaaggattatattatcttagtaataaaaaataagacatatacaaaatatgaagaaTGGTTAAATGAATGTTTcgataaatttttaaatttactTTTTCAATTGATAGAGGATAATGatgatgttttttttaaaaaaggttTATCCTTGTTATTCGGAAGTTTACAAATGGAAGCAAAAATATACGAATCTATAATTTCAATGTTGGATGACGAATTTGATAGTCATAATAAAGATGATATCATTGCAAATGATAAAGATTCCACTAACCATATTTCTaatcaatatataaataaaggtGGTTATATactttacaaaaataatgatcgatatattaacaaacaaaataatagtataatgaattataaaaatggtcAAGAAGAAACACCATCAAAACACGCATTCCCtattaaattgtttaaaaatataattttgaaattattaaaagttGGTAccataaatatagaaaatataaaatatatttgtcgATCTTATGTATGCTTTTATTAcgatttaaattatttttccttGGCTGTTTTTAAGCATTTTTATCTTAAATCAATAATGGGAAATTCAAAAGAAGAGGAAATATCAAAGGAAGTAGATAGAAAGTTTAATATGATGGGTTCAAAAAAAGTGGAATGTGCTGGTACcacaaatttatttatttatactgTTTTAATAAACTCGATTAAGCCCATAAAAAAGCTACAAAATTTCCATGTCAAAAAGTCtgaatttatgaaaaaatcaaaaatcgatgatttatttttagacTTTAATTCTGATGAGGAAGATAATTTAAGGggaaaacgaaaaaataaatttttatataacgaaaaaaaaaagaaaaaaaaaaatgatgatatgAATAACTATagtgataaaaatgaactAAAAAggatttataattatgataGTGATGATAGTATCATAATACATTCGTCATCGAATTCTAATGCATCGGataatgatgatgaaaataatccAGAGatagaatttttaaataataataaattaattgaaGATTATAAAGATGAAAACTCTTTTGAAGATTTTTCTGATTATTCAGAAGGcaaaaatgatttaaaaaaaataaaacggATCGAATcaatagaaaataaaataaaagatagaacaaataatttttttataaaaaatttctatattgaaaataaagtatATGCAAGACTCTATTCATATAGTTGGTTTGATTTTATAGcaaattttcatcataatcAAACTATGATTTTACAAATACTACAAGCCATTccattatttgtttttccaTATACTAATAatccatattattttattgattattttaattattcttattattcttcttcgaatatatatgtatcatTGGCGGCTCTCCCcggtattttttatatattgacAGAGTTGAATATTGGTGATATAGTGCAAAAGGAAAGCGACGACTTGGACCCAAGTAAAGGAGTGAAAGATAACGAAGACACAGACACTGAAGAAAACGAGGGCGAAAATGATGACGAAAATGAAGAAGGCGAAATGGGTTCCAATGGGAATGAGAGTGATGGTACTTCTGAGGAAGATGACCAGGATGATCACGAAAGTGATGAAGGAAGTGATAGtgaaacaaaattaaatgatcaTATGTATACAGATTACTACAAGAGATTATATGAACTAATAACGCCCGCaagtttttattatgacggaacaaaatttttaaaaatattatattcatcaataaaaaacaaaatgatacCAGTACATTATGTCATatcctttttaaaaaaactacTTCGAGTGGGATGTTTAACATCGtttaatatttctataaatatattaagtgtggtatatgatatattaaattattttaaagatGATTTACACAATTCTATGTTTGTTTCTGGATCcgtttttatgaatatggtaataaaaaacgattttttttgttatgaaaatttagaacaaaattttgataaagatataattaTTGAAATGATGAAAACGAATAGTATGTTGCTAAAGgatgaaaatgaatttgCATCAGAGCTGAacattatcaaaaataaaaataactttGAAAATTTCAGCAACGAAAACAATGCAGAAAATGtgaaaattgaaaataatgaagacACAGAAATGGAGAATGGTTTATTTAGTATAGGATGTTGCTTACCAGATAAGTATCAGAGGAATATGAACACATTAACCAAAAAAGAGTTATATATGGccaatcatattttttatgaaataattttactaaataatcatttatGTGATAATTTAAGATATTATTCAAATGTTTATCATTACAATTTCAATGATAGCTCTAGCAGACCTCATGAGTTTTATAATGATccaaacaaaataaattggcAAGAAGAAGAATCtcttttttcattcttaaaaaatttgttaagtttcaaaaaaaaaaaagacacaGATATATTACCGTGTGCTAAACAAAAAGAATTttctacaatttttatatga
- a CDS encoding ferredoxin, putative, translated as MRVLLFFLYYIFFFKQHNTYKLSNKSPPLNYMYGNKLIINIPRNRICARLINNLDNGSKHSVFLMNNNQFNLKIGCNHNINKRRYSGSPSSDKLFYNITLRTNDGEKKIECAEDEYILDACEKQNVELPYSCRGGSCSTCAAKLIEGEVDNEEQSYLDDEQLKQKYILLCTCYPKSDCVIETHKEEELHDM; from the coding sequence atgagagtattattgttttttttatattatatatttttttttaaacaacATAATACGTACAAATTAAGTAATAAATCTCCCCCcttaaattatatgtatggCAATAAactaattataaatatccCGAGAAATCGAATATGCGCAAGgcttataaataatttagataATGGTAGTAAGCATTCTGTTTTTCTCATGAACAACAATCAatttaatttgaaaattgGATGTAATCATAATATCAATAAGAGAAGATATTCGGGGTCTCCTAGTTCGGATAAActgttttataatataacgTTAAGAACAAATGATggagagaaaaaaattgaatgtGCAGaagatgaatatatattagacGCCTGTGAAAAGCAAAATGTTGAATTGCCTTACAGCTGTAGAGGTGGCAGTTGTTCTACATGTGCAGCAAAATTAATTGAAGGGGAAGTTGATAATGAAGAACAAAGCTATTTAGATGATGAGCAactaaaacaaaaatatattcttctATGTACATGCTATCCAAAATCCGATTGTGTCATTGAAACGCATAAAGAAGAAGAACTTCATGATATGTAA
- a CDS encoding glycerol-3-phosphate 1-O-acyltransferase, putative, with the protein MGYLQKSISFLLFFMIFKITIVENIKNKSFLYVKTYYFSEHKNNKHLFPFRQKNNNNNKYPSYLTDKNNQIFNSTSLNKKTYDETYKIICNELELLKNENSDNISHIQTFLGFIEKYYHEIKKHNSCSPETFLKLFLKYIETFKKYRYYSFPNVHKYDESLYEWSLEFWLPLIDQKNSRFLGTDNIKKINNWIEQGHNVFIFSNHHIEADANIIKYYFHINNAEDISRNMLFIGGHKIRADPLSRPFTVSANILCIYSKKYIEYPPHLKEEKILFNHKSLNALKNMLNLGKNIIWVAPSGGRDRKSQDNEIQISPFDPKIIKTFNIFAKRSNIKTHFVGMALNTYNICPPPNTIDVDEIEKERSCSYSPIGLNLGEDIFDIYPQMDENEITDRIYDYVNDLYKKI; encoded by the coding sequence ATGGGTTATTTGCAAAAATCAATATcattcttattatttttcatgatatttaaaataaccATAGttgaaaacataaaaaataaatcatttctttatgtaaaaacttattatttttctgagcataaaaataataagcatttatttccatttagacaaaaaaataataacaacaaTAAATACCCTTCATATTTAactgataaaaataatcaaatatttaatagcacttctttaaataaaaagacatATGatgaaacatataaaataatttgtaaCGAATTAGAATTGTTAAAGAACGAAAACAGTGACAATATAAGCCATATTCAAACATTTTTGGgatttatagaaaaatattatcacgaaattaaaaaacataattcCTGTTCACCcgaaacatttttaaaattgtttttaaaatatattgaaacatttaaaaaatatagatattattcttttcctaatgtacataaatatgatgaaaGCTTATATGAATGGTCATTAGAATTTTGGTTACCATTAATAgatcaaaaaaattctcGATTTTTGGGAACGgacaatattaaaaaaattaataattggATAGAACAAGGGCACAATGTGTTTATATTTAGTAATCATCATATCGAAGCTGatgcaaatataataaaatattattttcatattaacaATGCTGAAGACATATCAAGAAATATGTTATTCATTGGCGGCCATAAAATTAGAGCCGATCCCTTGTCACGTCCATTCACTGTTTCTgctaatatattatgtatttattcaaaaaaatatattgaatatCCACCTCatttaaaagaagaaaaaatattattcaatCATAAATCACTTAatgctttaaaaaatatgttaaacttagggaaaaatattatatgggTAGCACCAAGCGGAGGGAGAGATAGGAAAAGTCAAGATAATGAAATTCAAATTTCTCCATTCGAtccaaaaattataaaaacatttaatatatttgcaaaaagatcaaatataaaaactcATTTTGTGGGAATGGCTTTAAACACCTATAACATTTGCCCACCACCAAACACAATTGATGTTGACGAAATCGAAAAAGAAAGATCATGCTCTTACTCTCCTATTGGACTAAATTTAGGAGAAgatatttttgatatttatCCGCAAATGGACGAAAATGAGATAACAGACAGAATTTACGACTATGTTAATGatctatataaaaaaatataa